The stretch of DNA CCTATAGCTATGAGAGATAAGGAGGTTGGCATGAAAAATTGTAATAGCTCGATCGTTTCCCGACTTAGTCCTGGTATTACATATGCTTCCGGCCTTTTTACAGATAGAAAAACGGTATATCCTGCTAATATTTCAATAGATAAATGTGAAGCTAACGTTCCGTATGCACCAATACTATATAGTTTAAGAGAACCTTCAATTGAGAATACAATCGAGATTAGATAAACTAGTAATATAATAGTCAAATATTTTAATTTAATAGAACCTACTGGCTCGAATCCTTCAAGGACTGGTTGGTTTAAAGACTCTATTTCGGCGAGCCTCATAGAATATTCCACGGTAACTACGGTTATCAATGCAAGTAATAGGGCTAGTGTAGATGCCTGAATAGTAATACCATATGCTGCACCAACCACAAAAGATATTAAACTCGCTAACAAAGTAAGCGAACCCAATAGCTTGCTCGCTTTAACCGTGACGCGCCTAGAAACATAAACATAGCCTATGCTCTCCTTTACAGGCGTCCATATTGACCCAGGAGACAATACCAAGAGAAATCCAATTACACCAAATGGAAGCGACAGCAGGAGTGAAGATAGTATATCTACCATTACTCTCTCCCCTTTCTGCAAATAAGCCAGCCAACCATCTTTGAGAAATCCTTTACTACAACCTCATATGTCTCTCTACCAGCATCGGTTATTTCATAGTATTTCCTTAAAGGCCCCCTACCGCTCCTAACCCATCGGCCCTTTATTAGCCCCAGCTTTTCTAACCTCTTCAAAGCATCATAAAGACTCGTCTCTGGAGGCGTCCATCCCATTAGATTGCCAAGAATTTTCCTCAACCAATACCCATGTAGAGCTCCATGATTGACAAGTACGTGTAATACTGCCAATGCAAGCACACCAGTCCTTGCATCCTTCATCAGCTTATCTGCTGGATCCACGTGACACCCACCATTTTATTAGGAAGCCTACTATTAGCATGGAGACCACGACAGAGATACCGGCTGGAGGGGCAACAAGCCTGTTACCGATAGTTAGGGCTGCAAAAACTCCTCCAATACCATTAACCGTTCCATGCGCTATTGCTGGAGTAATGATGGAGTTTGAATGTCTCCTAAGAGGTAAAAGGATGCTTGTAAATGCTATGGTGTATAATGTGAAGACTACTATAGCGGGCCACCCCTGGGAATAGCTTCCACAATCTCCTAGCATAGATACGTTGTAATTATAACCAGCATAAATTAAGGGAGCATGCCAGACACTCCAGATAAGACCTATAATAATGACCTTACCGAGATCGTTAACTTTCTTATCGAGTATGGTGAAGAGATATCCTCTCCAGCCGAGTTCTTCTCCAAGTGCAACAAGTGCGTTCATGGTAACTCCTGCTATAAGACCAAGTAATATTAGTATTATAACCGTTGTAATTAGCAGAGTAGTATTAGATACCTCCTTGAAGTATCCGCATGGTCCAATACTAACGCCTAAAGCCTTAGCGATTGGTAATGACATCACATATGAGGCTAATGGCGCTACCGCTGATAATATGGTCCATTTCAAGGATGGAATATTAATTCTCAAGATTTCTTTTATTTTCTCCATGTTACGATATCCTTCGACCCATAAGGCTGCGATAACGCCTGTAGCAGGTAGCCACATCCTAAATAGGAGGACGATCGTGAGGAGGAGTTTATTTCGGGGTAAGGTTGTGGTGGGCTCTTGCATTGACGTTAGTAACTTTATGGCTATTGTATAGTCTAGGAGGTATGCTGGGACGAATGATACTGTTAGGAAGACTGCTAAACCTATGTAATGGCGTTTATCGATTTCTATACGCATACTACGTCCACCGGGGTATTTATCATGTTATAGATGTATTTAAGACCAAAGCTGATTTAAGAACCTAACATTGTATATATAGTTTGGTGTTACCGTTGGCGGTAGAGCAATTAACGATTGCTGGAAGCGAGCTACTAAAACATGAGCTAACAAGCAAGCTAGTTATCGGCGTATTATTGTCCGTTTGGATAGTCATAGTTGCAGTCATCAAGCTCAGGAAGTACTCGAGGAATAGGCAGATAGTCGGTCTAATTGTAGCGGCTGTAGCCACAGTCGTGGTCTTAGGTACAATAGCCTATATATTTAACCCGCTCCAAACCTATGGCGCTTATCTCGAGAGTAGAACATTA from Aeropyrum pernix K1 encodes:
- a CDS encoding PadR family transcriptional regulator; this translates as MDPADKLMKDARTGVLALAVLHVLVNHGALHGYWLRKILGNLMGWTPPETSLYDALKRLEKLGLIKGRWVRSGRGPLRKYYEITDAGRETYEVVVKDFSKMVGWLICRKGRE
- a CDS encoding CPBP family intramembrane glutamic endopeptidase — encoded protein: MRIEIDKRHYIGLAVFLTVSFVPAYLLDYTIAIKLLTSMQEPTTTLPRNKLLLTIVLLFRMWLPATGVIAALWVEGYRNMEKIKEILRINIPSLKWTILSAVAPLASYVMSLPIAKALGVSIGPCGYFKEVSNTTLLITTVIILILLGLIAGVTMNALVALGEELGWRGYLFTILDKKVNDLGKVIIIGLIWSVWHAPLIYAGYNYNVSMLGDCGSYSQGWPAIVVFTLYTIAFTSILLPLRRHSNSIITPAIAHGTVNGIGGVFAALTIGNRLVAPPAGISVVVSMLIVGFLIKWWVSRGSSR